In Sphingomicrobium sediminis, the genomic window ATCGGTGGCGGTCGTTTCGCGCTGATCGCGGGCCCCTGCGCGGTTGAGAATGAAGAGCAGGTCATGGCCAGCGCCAAGGCCGCAAAGGAAGCCGGGGCGCGGGTCCTGCGTGGCGGTGCCTACAAGCCGCGCACCTCGCCCTACAGTTTCCAAGGCCATGGGCCGGAAGGTCTCGAGCTGCTGCGCAAGGCAGGCGATGCGCACGACCTGCCGATCGTCACCGAACTGGTCGATACGCGCGACCTCGACCTGCTGGTCGAGAAATCGGACGCCATCCAGATCGGCACGCGCAACATGCAGAATTTCGAGCTGCTCAAGGCGGTCGGCGGGACCGACAAGCCGGTCATGCTCAAGCGCGGCATGGCGGCCAAGATCGACGACCTCTTGATGGCGGCCGAATATATCCTCGCCCATGGCAACGAGCAGGTGATCCTGTGCGAGCGCGGCATCCGCACGTTCGAAACGGCGACCCGAAACACGCTCGATCTCGCCGCAGTGCCGTTGCTCAAGGAAAAGACCCACCTGCCGGTGATCGTCGACCCGAGCCACGGCACGGGCAAGCGCGAGCTGGTGACGCCAATGGCGCTGGCAGCGGCTGCCGCAGGTGCCGACGGCGTGATGGTCGAGGTGCATTACAACCCGCCCTCGGCGCTGTCGGACGGACCCCAGTCGCTCTATCCCGAACAGATGGTGGCGCTGGGTGATCAGCTCGACCGCCTGCTGGGTGCCCTGGGCCGCGCCTGATGCGAGCACTCGGCCCCGGTCAGACCCGCTTGCTGAGCCGCCGGTTGCCCGGCGCGCACGATCCCGTGGCGCTGTTTGCAGCGCTGCACGGGGAGGGGCGCGCGCGGGCCCTGTTCCGGCGCACGGGCGAGCGGGCACTCATTCTCGTCGATTCAGCGATCGAGCTTGAAGCGACGGCGCGCGCGGCGCGTCTCGAAGCCGTCAGCGAGAATGGCCGGGTCCTGCTCGAACCCTTTGTCGCGGCCTGCAGCGATTATGTCGAAGGCCGCGATGGCGACGCTGTCCGGTTCGCCTTTCCCTCCGGCGAACCGGACAGCGAAGCCGAACGTTTGGAGGCACCCACACCGCTCGACCTGCTGCGCGCAATGACGGGCGCGATCCATGCGACCGATCGAGACGAACCGTTCGCGCTCGCCGCGCTCGGCATCATCGGCTTCGACCATGTCGACATGCTGGAAACGCTCCCGGCGCGGCCCGATGGGAGGTTT contains:
- the aroF gene encoding 3-deoxy-7-phosphoheptulonate synthase, encoding MIIVMKPEADKETVDRLLEKIESKGLKPLHMPGAERVVLGALGDERVLAELQLEAEPSVESVKPILAPYKLAARDLHPHDSVIEIGNAAIGGGRFALIAGPCAVENEEQVMASAKAAKEAGARVLRGGAYKPRTSPYSFQGHGPEGLELLRKAGDAHDLPIVTELVDTRDLDLLVEKSDAIQIGTRNMQNFELLKAVGGTDKPVMLKRGMAAKIDDLLMAAEYILAHGNEQVILCERGIRTFETATRNTLDLAAVPLLKEKTHLPVIVDPSHGTGKRELVTPMALAAAAAGADGVMVEVHYNPPSALSDGPQSLYPEQMVALGDQLDRLLGALGRA